TAAGCACTGTCCCAAGACTTCGACAGTCAAATGGACTTCACCAGCTGAATATTTTGGCAGCAGCACAGCCTTATAAACTTCAGAACATAAATCAAATGACACAATCAATTTGGACTCATCAGGTTTCAAGGTTGCCATCCAATTTAGACATCCATTGACATAAACCCCCCATCTCCTTCTGTAACAAAGAAGATATTCTCGAGGGAAGTCCTGAACTTTTCTCCAAGAGCTCGCCTTCAGACTAAAAACCTTGACTTCACTATCATAAGAGTCAGGACGATTAGTAGAATATTGAATAACCCTAACCACCTTACAATCATCGTTAACCAAGTCATAACCAAAGCCATATATCAAGTGTTCATAGCCATATGGGATTTTAATCTTCGAAGCAGGCACTTGCCTGGACTTTCTGGTTACTGGATTGTAGACAACCGTGCCATTAATTCCATGCTTTTCCCCATTTGACAAACAGAGCAGTCCATTGCAAGAACCCAAAACCTCGGTTCCCATATCATAAGACTTCAAGGGATGGTCTATTATGATGGCTTCATCGAGTGCAGGAAATTCCACCGAATAAAGATAGGAGCTTCTGATAACCACGGCAAGATTAGTGGTGTTCTCCAAGGAGTGTTGTAGATGGAGCTTGATGAAATGAGAGTCGTCAATTAAGTACTTCCATGTTTTTGATACACAACGAAACCGTAAAAGGTCCTTAACTGGAAGTCTAGACAGTATATCCATGATCAAAGGCATTGGAAGTTCCATCATTTTCACACACCAAAGCAAGAGTTCAACTGaaagaataaacaaacaaaaccaACTCAACTGTAAAAACCATATAGAAAAACACCAAACATCTTGAAACCCGAAAACTCGAATTTTAGTTCATTTCACCATTGCCTCTTGAAAAAAACACCTTCGACATCCAAACGAAACTTAATCACAACAAAGCAGTCCATAAGAATCCATTACAAAAGAGGAAATGCATAGCAAGTGATTCAACAAATACCACAATAAACATCACTCTCTAGTCTCAAATACCAAAGATGTGCGGGGAAATTATGCCTTATCATCTCCTCCTACTAGTATTTCAGAACAACCCCACTAATATTAGGGGAAAAACAAAGCCAACGCAACTGTTAAAACCCTATACAATCTTGAAACCCCGAAAACTCCAATTTTAGTTCATTTCATCACTCGCTCTTGAAAAAACCACATTCGACATCGAAACAAAGCTTAATCACAACAAAACAGTCTAATAAGAAACGCAATTACACAAGAAAAAGAGGAAATGCATAGGAAGTGATTCAACAAATATCACAAACATGTAGGGAAAAATTATGCCCTGATTATCCTACTAGCATTTCGGAACAACTCAACAAATTTTAGGGAAGAAACAATTGATTTTCAATAAATAGACCAACTAAAGACTCAATCTTTCAGGTAAAAAACATTGATAAAATGGGTCACCAACACATCGTAAATAGAAACTACAGTATAAAAAAAAACTCCGAAATTGGGGTTGGGGAAGAGTGGAAGGATGAGAACTGGGAAGTACCTAAATTGCAAGTGTAGCGTGCCGGAGACTCATGGTGGAGCTCTGCAATAGGGGTTGGGAAGAGTGGAAGACTTTCGAAATGTGGAGATTTTAGGATTTTTAGGGCATTTCTATTTATACGTTGAcataatatatatttcattTTCTCTTTACAAAAGGGCCAAAATCTATAACCAATTCTTAAAGGgacttg
This Spinacia oleracea cultivar Varoflay chromosome 6, BTI_SOV_V1, whole genome shotgun sequence DNA region includes the following protein-coding sequences:
- the LOC110804863 gene encoding F-box protein CPR1-like isoform X1 — encoded protein: MMELPMPLIMDILSRLPVKDLLRFRCVSKTWKYLIDDSHFIKLHLQHSLENTTNLAVVIRSSYLYSVEFPALDEAIIIDHPLKSYDMGTEVLGSCNGLLCLSNGEKHGINGTVVYNPVTRKSRQVPASKIKIPYGYEHLIYGFGYDLVNDDCKVVRVIQYSTNRPDSYDSEVKVFSLKASSWRKVQDFPREYLLCYRRRWGVYVNGCLNWMATLKPDESKLIVSFDLCSEVYKAVLLPKYSAGEVHLTVEVLGQCLCLLIKYPTIRSEVWVMKEYGVEESWIKLFTVAQPDMIGSFEYVRPIVYSKDGSRVLLEQDRRKLIWFDLQSQTAESVEISGNFYPFAATVLVESLVLGSRKTHKKNKRKEPEPLGNVNIAALPNSSETKAISGNHSQIREQRNQMHGKLLESICMIIFQRNQIRMYVLLHCQIHLKQRPFLVICSKELGCRRYDYISKKPN
- the LOC110804863 gene encoding F-box protein CPR1-like isoform X2 yields the protein MMELPMPLIMDILSRLPVKDLLRFRCVSKTWKYLIDDSHFIKLHLQHSLENTTNLAVVIRSSYLYSVEFPALDEAIIIDHPLKSYDMGTEVLGSCNGLLCLSNGEKHGINGTVVYNPVTRKSRQVPASKIKIPYGYEHLIYGFGYDLVNDDCKVVRVIQYSTNRPDSYDSEVKVFSLKASSWRKVQDFPREYLLCYRRRWGVYVNGCLNWMATLKPDESKLIVSFDLCSEVYKAVLLPKYSAGEVHLTVEVLGQCLCLLIKYPTIRSEVWVMKEYGVEESWIKLFTVAQPDMIGSFEYVRPIVYSKDGSRVLLEQDRRKLIWFDLQSQTAESVEISGNFYPFAATVLVESLVLGSRKTHKKNKRKEPEPLGNVNIAALPNSSETKAISGNHSQIREQRNQMHGFWKLWY